The nucleotide window TTGAGGCGGTAAGGGCGGGAATCGACGGCGCTGCTGAAATCGACATGGTGGCCGGAGTGGGGTGGATTCTGTCCGGGGAGTACGGAAAGATCGAGGACGAAATCGCGCAGGTCAGGCGGACGCTGTCGCCGGAGATAGCCCTGAAGGTCATCGTCGAGGCGTCGCTGCTCTCGAGACAGCAGCAGATCGATGCCACCCGTGCGGTCATCAATTCGGGCGCGCAGTTCGTGAAAACCGGAACCGGCTTTCAAGGGCCAGTGACGGTCGATCAAGTCCGGACGCTCGCAAGAGCAGCCGGGGGCAAGGTTCAGATCAAAGCGGCCGGCGGTATTCGCACGCTCCAGCAGTGTCGCGAGCTGATCGACGCCGGGGCGTCCCGGCTAGGCTGCTCGAAGTCGGTTTCGATCATGGAAGAATTCTCTGATCAACCCGGTCACCAACTCATGTCTCTCGATAACTAACTGATTCACAAGCAGTTACCTAAAAATATTTGGAGCCTGACGGACTTCCTGCTATATTATTGGCAGACGATGCAGGACGGCAAGCAAGAGCGAAAGCGGCCCTTTATCGGGATGCACTTCAAGTGCTGTAACATATACAGCCGCATCTACCTGAACCGGGCCGCGACTGCTTTTGTCGGCTGGTGTCCGAAGTGTGCGGCAAAAGCCGAGGTGGCGATCTCTCCCACCGGCACCAAGGCGCGATTCTTTACGGCCGATTAGAGTCCAGGCAAGACCGTGGTACTGATGCGATCAAAGGTTGTTGTCGTTCCGCTGGGCGAGGTTGATTTCATGTTAGTCAACCGTTTGGCGTCGGCCATCGGGCCCATTTTCAACCGCTCGGTTGACATCCTCAAGGGGATGAAAATGCCACCCGAGGCCTATCATGTCTCGCGGAACCAGTACTACGCCCACGTCATCCTGGCCAAGCTGGAGCGCACGAAAGCCAACAGCCGAGAAAAAGTGATTGCGATCTGTGAAGAAGACCTGTATGTACCGGACGAGACGTACGTCATGGGTTGGGGCGACGGGCTGTCCGGTACGGCGGTGGTGTCGTTGTATCATATCCGGCAGGAATTTTATGGCCTGCCGGAAGACGAGCGCAAGGTTTATCCCCGTCTGTACAAGGAAGTGGTTCACCAACTGGGCCACCTTTTCGACCTGTCGGAGTGTCGCAACCCCAAGTGTGTGAACTACTACAGCCAGACGATGCTGGACATCGATGCCAAGTCCGAAAAGTTCTGCGACATCTGCCGCCGCCAGCTTACCGGCATGGTTTAGTCCGACACCGGCGCACCTGTCATGTCCGTTAAGAGGGGACACATGACACTCGAACAGATCATTGATTTCTTTCGGTGGGATCCCGCGGTCAGGGAAAATATCGTCCACTGGACGACCTTCCCCTCACGCGAGGCCAGCTTCGCGCCGTTTCCGCCCAATCTCGATCCGAGACTGGTCGCCGCGCTCGAACACCGAGGAATCACGCGCCTGTACACGCATCAGGCATCAGCGATTAGCGAGATCATGCAGCGGCGTGATGTGGTGGTCGTGACCCCGACAGCCTCGGGGAAAACGCTCTGCTACAACGCACCGGTACTGAATACGGTACTGAAAGACCCCAACGCCCGCGCGCTCTACCTCTTCCCCACCAAGGCGCTCTCGCAGGATCAGTTGGCCGAGCTGCACGAGCTGATCACCACGCTCTGCGTCAGCATCAAGACCTATACTTTCGACGGCGACACGCCGCAGACCGCGCGCCGCCTTATCCGTTCCGCCGGCCAGATCGTTATCAGCAATCCCGACATGCTCCACGCCGGCATTTTGCCCAACCATACCAAGTGGATAAAGCTGTTCGAGAATTTGCGGTACGTAGTGATAGATGAGGTCCATCAGTATCGCGGTGTGTTCGGCTCACACCTGGCCAATGTCATCAGACGCCTGCAGCGTATCTGCCGATTCTACGGTTCCGATCCGCAGTTTATCTGCTGCTCGGCAACTATCGCCAACCCGGACGAATTAGCCGCCCGCATTATCGCCCGCCCGGTCACGCTGGTCGACAACAACGGCGCCCCCTCCGGCGAGAAGCACTTTGTGATGTACAACCCGCCGGTGATTAACCGCGAACTCGGAATCCGGCGCTCGTCCATAAACGAAGCGGCCCGCCTGGCGGCTTTGATTCTCAAACATG belongs to Candidatus Zixiibacteriota bacterium and includes:
- the deoC gene encoding deoxyribose-phosphate aldolase, whose product is MNRDTLVPYIEHTNLSAVATESDIRECCRQALRFEFLAVVVNPVWVSLAAQEVKGCNIRVVSVAGFPLGASRTETKVVEAVRAGIDGAAEIDMVAGVGWILSGEYGKIEDEIAQVRRTLSPEIALKVIVEASLLSRQQQIDATRAVINSGAQFVKTGTGFQGPVTVDQVRTLARAAGGKVQIKAAGGIRTLQQCRELIDAGASRLGCSKSVSIMEEFSDQPGHQLMSLDN
- a CDS encoding archaemetzincin family Zn-dependent metalloprotease — encoded protein: MRSKVVVVPLGEVDFMLVNRLASAIGPIFNRSVDILKGMKMPPEAYHVSRNQYYAHVILAKLERTKANSREKVIAICEEDLYVPDETYVMGWGDGLSGTAVVSLYHIRQEFYGLPEDERKVYPRLYKEVVHQLGHLFDLSECRNPKCVNYYSQTMLDIDAKSEKFCDICRRQLTGMV